A region of the Arthrobacter sp. FW306-07-I genome:
AACGCCCGGGTTCATGAGGTTGGGCGGGTCGATCAGCCGCTTGATCTCCTGCATGACCGCATAGAGCTCGTCGCCGTATTGGCGGCGGACGAAGGGCGCCATGATGCGCCCGGTGCCGTGCTCGGCCTTGAGTGAACCGCCCGCGCCGAGGACCAGGTCCACCATCTCGTCGGTGAAGGCCTGGTAGCGCAGCAGCTGGGCCGGATCGTCGAAGCGCTCGTTGAGCATGAAGTGGACGTTCCCGTCCTTCGCGTGCCCGAAGATCACCGATTCCTTGTAATGGTGCTCGTGGAAGAGCCGAGTCAGTTCGCCGCAGGTGTCCGCGAGGGCGGGAACCGGGACAACGATGTCCTCCAGCAGCGCGTTGGTTCCCGAGGGGCGTGCGCCGGCGACCGCCGTGTACAGGCCCTTGCGGACGTGCCAGAGGGCTGCCCGGTCTTTCGGGTCCGTGGTCAGCGTGAAGGGCGCGGCCACGTCCAGCGAGTCGAACAGCGGCTGCGAGCCTGCGCGCTTGCCGGACAGCTCGGCGGCGTCCGAGCCCTGGTGTTCCACCAGCAGCGCGGCGTGTCCCTGGACCGGCAGGGTACTGATCGCAGCGGGGGCGTCGGCGGCAGCCTGGGCCACCTTCAACGCTGCCGCGTCCATGAGTTCGATGGTGGCAAGGCCGGTGGCAACCAGGTCCGGTAGGGCAGCCGTGGCCGCATCGAGGGTGTTGAAGACCAGGAGCCCCGTGGCAACGGCCGGTTTGACCTCGACGGTGCGGAAGACGGCCTCGGCCACGAAGCCGAGGGTCCCCTCGCTGCCGATCATCAGGTGCATCAGGATATCGGCCGGGCGTTCGTAATCCAGGAAGGAGTTCACGCCGTAGCCCATGGTGTTCTTCATCGAGAACAGTGACCGGATGATGCGGACGGACTCGTCGTTCCCCAGGACCCGGCGGCGCAGCCTCAGCAGCCCTTCGTGGAGTTCCGGTTCCAGCTCACGCAACCGCCGGTCGGCATCGGCGTCGGCGGTGTCGATGACCGTGCCCGAGGGCAGCACCAGCACCATTGATTCCAGCGTCCGGTAGGTGTTGAACTCGGTGCCGCACGCCATCCCGGAGGAGTTGTTGGCGATGACCCCGCCCACGGTACAGGCGATTTCGCTGGCGGGATCCGGCCCGAGCTTACGCCCGAAGGCGGCCAGCCGGGCATTGACGCTGCGCACGGTGGCGCCGGGCTGCACACGGACCCGGGCGCCGCCGTCGAGCACCTCGACGCCGCGGAAATGCTGGCGGGTGTTGATCAGCAGGCTGTCACTCAGGGCCTGGCCCGACAAGCTGGTGCCGCCGGACCGGAAGGTGGCGGGAACCCCAAGCTCCCGGCTGCGCCGCAGCAGGGCGCCGACGTCGGCGGCATTGCGAGGAGTGGCCACCCCCTGGGGAACGAGGAGGTAGTGCGAGGCGTCGTGGGCCATGGCATGGCGGTCCAGGTCCCGCGTGCTGACGGTATCCAGCCCCAGCTGTTCGATGGGGGATTCGGCTCCTGCCGTTGCTGTTCGCATGCGTAACTCCAAAAAACTTAGGTGATGGTGTGGGGCCGGGGCGTCTTGGCGTCCCCTGCCCGCTGGTAGAACCATTCGATGTGCTCGCGCAGCAGGCGCGCGGCGAGTTCGCCGTCCCGGGACTGGACGGCATCGAAGATTCCGTGGTGTTGGGTGCGGAGGACTTCCAGGACATCCGGCCAGTCCTCCATGGCGTCCATGGAACCCTTGACATAGTCGACGATCGAACCGCTGAGGGACTCCATGATGGTGGCCATCACCTCGTTGCCCGCGAGCGAGCTCAGCGCCACGTGGAACCGGGCATCCAGCTCGTGGAAGGCTGCCCGGTCCACCTCGGGGTGGTCCATGGCCTCCAGCAGCTGGGCCGCCTGTTCGCGCTCCGTGTCGCCGTCCTCACGCTCTGCACCTGCACGGGCAGTCCAGGTTTCCAGGAGGATGCGGGTCTGGACAATGTCCTCGACCGGCAGGCGGTTGCTGGCAACATGCAGCCGGAGCGCGGAGGAGAGCCCGGCGGACGGATCGGAAACGACGATGGCACCGGAGGTGGGCCCGGACCCCACCGAGCTGCGGACCACCCCCATGGCGTCGAGGATCCGGATGGCCTCCCGCACTGATGCCCTGGAGATTCCGTAGTTTTCCGCCAGGGTCCGTTCGCCCGGGAGCCGGTCGCCGACCTTGATCTTGCCGGCGCGCAGGTCCGCTTCAATGTCTTTCAGCAGTGCGTCGTGGGTTCGAGGGCGGGGAGCTGCTCCGGCTGCGGGGGTTGTCACGGGCGATCCTCTGGGTGGGGGAGTGCGGGCCCCGAGTGGACCCGCACTCCGGTTTTGCGCGGGAAGTGGCCGCGGGTACTGGCTAGGGGAGCATCCAGCCCAGGACTGGGGTGGACTGCAGGTAGACGATGGTGCACAGCACCAGAAGCAACCCCACGCTCCATCCGACTACCTTACGCAGAAGGACGGACTCCTGGCCGTCGAGGTTCACGGCGGTGGCGGCAATGGCGAGGTTCTGCGGGCTGATGAGTTTGCCCACCACGCCACCGGCGGTGTTGCCGGCCACGAGCAGGGTCGGGTCGATGCCCGCATTCACGCCCGCGGTCTGCTGCAGCTTGGCAAACAGTGCGTTCGCGGAGGTGTCCGAACCGGTCACGGCCGTGCCCAGCCAGCCGAGCACGGGGGAGAGGAACGCGAAGAAGCTTCCGGTGCCGGCCAGCCACACGCCGATCGAGACCGTCTGGCCGGAGTTGTTCATGACGTAGGCAAGGGCAAGCACCGTGATGATGGTGAGGCCGGCCCATCGCATCTTGAAGATGGTCCGCCCGATTTCGGCCACGGCGTTGCCTACCGTCATGGGGAAGCGGCCGCGGTCATCGAAGCGGGCGTAGACGACCGCCACAATCAGGCCGGTGATCAGCAGGAGCGTGCCGGGGCTGGACAGCCACTGGAAGACGTAGACGGTGGAGGACAGCGGCTTGCCGTCGGCGCTGACCAGGGCGTCGTGGAGGACCGGCCACGGGATCTTTACGTCGGTGGCGGCGAGGGCGGCAGGAAGGTCGACGCCGAGCTTCCACAGTTTGACGATACCGAACACCACAATGACCAGGAAGTAGGGAAACAGCGCGAGCCAGGTACGTGCCGGGGTGAGGCTTTCGCGCTCGGCCGCCTCCACGGTGGCCGCGCTGCCTGAACGGGCGCTTCGCGGGCCGCCGTTACCAGCCGTGGCACCGACGGCGGCCACGGACTCCGCGGCCACGCCCAGCCGGTCACGCGCTGCCGCCGTGCCGCGGGGCCTCCAGAACCGGAAGAACAGGACAGCCGCGCCCAGGCCGACCAATGAGGCCATGATGTCGGTGAGTTCGTACGAGAAGAAGTTGGAGCAGAGGAACTGCGCTGCGGCAAAGGAAAATCCGACGACCAAAGCGGCAGGCCAGCAGTCCTTCAAGCCCTTGCGTCCGTCCAGGATGAAGAGCAGGATCAGCGGGACGAAAGTTGCCAGCAGCGGTGCCTGGCGGCCCACCATGGCGCCGATGTCCGTCGCGTGCAGCCCGGTAAGTCCGGCGGCGGTAGTGATCGGGATGGCCATTGCGCCGAAGGCGACCGGAGCGGTGTTGGCCACCAGCACGGCGGCGGCTGCCCGCAACGGAGGAAGGCCGAGGGCCAGCAGCATGGTGGCGGTAATGGCCACCGGCGCGCCGAACCCGGCAAGGGCTTCGAGCAGCCCGCCGAAGCAGAAGGCGATGAGGACACCCTGCAGGCGGACGTCGCCGCCGCCAATGACATCGAAGACCCGGCGGAGGTCCTCAAAGCGGCCGCTGAGCACCGTCACCTGGTAGAGCCAGACGGCCATGACCACAATCCACAGCACAGGGAAGGCGCCGAAAACGCCGCCCTGGGTTGCGGACAGGAGCGCCAGGCCGGCCGGCATCTTGAACGCCAGGATGCCCACCACCAGGGCCACCAGCAGGGCAAATCCGCCGGCCACGTGGGCTTTGGTCTTGGCGACGGCGAGCAGGAGAAAGAAGGTCAGCAGCGGCAGCAGGGCGACAATGGCCGACCAGGCAACGCTGTTCAGCACCGGGTCAGTGCTGGGGGTGAAGTGGTCCACAGAGTTCCTCCACGTTGAGGGGTGTTGGGGTCGTGTTTGGTCAGACCACAATGGTCCGACCACGGAAGTGTAGCCCACAATTCCCAGTTGGTGTGAGCCGCTTCACCACCGGGTCCGGGGTTGAAAGTGGCTGGTATCACGTGTTCTACTGTGGTCAGACCATACGAACATCCCTACCCCTTCCCGGAAGGCCGCCATGAGAATTGCCTTGTTCGCCACCTGCATTGTGGATGCGATGTATCCGGCCACGGCGAAGGCCACCGTCAAGATTTTGGAGCGCCTGGGACACGACGTGGTGTTCCCTGAGGGCCAGGCCTGCTGCGGCCAGATGCATGTCAACAGCGGCTACCTCAAAGAAGCCGTCCCCGTGGTGGCCAACCACGTCGCCGCCTTTGACACCGCGGACTACGACGTCGCCGTCGCCCCGTCCGGTTCCTGCGTTGCCTCGGTCAAGCACCAGCACCCCATGGTGGCCCGCTCCTGCGGTGACGCCGCGCTCGAAGCCCGCGCCACCGCCGTCGGCGCCAAAACCTACGAACTGTCCGAACTGCTGGTGGACGTGCTGGGCGTGACCGACGCCGGCGCCCAGCTGGGCTCCTACTTCCCGCACCGGGTCACCTACCATCCCAGCTGCCACGGCATGCGCCTGCTGCGGCTCGGGGACAGGCAGTCCCGCCTGCTGCGGACCGTGCAGGGGATCGACCTTGCCGACCTGCCCGAGGCGGACCAGTG
Encoded here:
- a CDS encoding (Fe-S)-binding protein — encoded protein: MRIALFATCIVDAMYPATAKATVKILERLGHDVVFPEGQACCGQMHVNSGYLKEAVPVVANHVAAFDTADYDVAVAPSGSCVASVKHQHPMVARSCGDAALEARATAVGAKTYELSELLVDVLGVTDAGAQLGSYFPHRVTYHPSCHGMRLLRLGDRQSRLLRTVQGIDLADLPEADQCCGFGGTFSMKNADVSSAMLQDKAANVEATGAELCTGGDASCLMHIGGGLSRQGSSTTTLHLAEILASTMEEPASVTGEVRVSTGKALR
- a CDS encoding FadR/GntR family transcriptional regulator encodes the protein MTTPAAGAAPRPRTHDALLKDIEADLRAGKIKVGDRLPGERTLAENYGISRASVREAIRILDAMGVVRSSVGSGPTSGAIVVSDPSAGLSSALRLHVASNRLPVEDIVQTRILLETWTARAGAEREDGDTEREQAAQLLEAMDHPEVDRAAFHELDARFHVALSSLAGNEVMATIMESLSGSIVDYVKGSMDAMEDWPDVLEVLRTQHHGIFDAVQSRDGELAARLLREHIEWFYQRAGDAKTPRPHTIT
- a CDS encoding L-lactate permease, whose amino-acid sequence is MDHFTPSTDPVLNSVAWSAIVALLPLLTFFLLLAVAKTKAHVAGGFALLVALVVGILAFKMPAGLALLSATQGGVFGAFPVLWIVVMAVWLYQVTVLSGRFEDLRRVFDVIGGGDVRLQGVLIAFCFGGLLEALAGFGAPVAITATMLLALGLPPLRAAAAVLVANTAPVAFGAMAIPITTAAGLTGLHATDIGAMVGRQAPLLATFVPLILLFILDGRKGLKDCWPAALVVGFSFAAAQFLCSNFFSYELTDIMASLVGLGAAVLFFRFWRPRGTAAARDRLGVAAESVAAVGATAGNGGPRSARSGSAATVEAAERESLTPARTWLALFPYFLVIVVFGIVKLWKLGVDLPAALAATDVKIPWPVLHDALVSADGKPLSSTVYVFQWLSSPGTLLLITGLIVAVVYARFDDRGRFPMTVGNAVAEIGRTIFKMRWAGLTIITVLALAYVMNNSGQTVSIGVWLAGTGSFFAFLSPVLGWLGTAVTGSDTSANALFAKLQQTAGVNAGIDPTLLVAGNTAGGVVGKLISPQNLAIAATAVNLDGQESVLLRKVVGWSVGLLLVLCTIVYLQSTPVLGWMLP
- a CDS encoding FAD-binding and (Fe-S)-binding domain-containing protein; this encodes MRTATAGAESPIEQLGLDTVSTRDLDRHAMAHDASHYLLVPQGVATPRNAADVGALLRRSRELGVPATFRSGGTSLSGQALSDSLLINTRQHFRGVEVLDGGARVRVQPGATVRSVNARLAAFGRKLGPDPASEIACTVGGVIANNSSGMACGTEFNTYRTLESMVLVLPSGTVIDTADADADRRLRELEPELHEGLLRLRRRVLGNDESVRIIRSLFSMKNTMGYGVNSFLDYERPADILMHLMIGSEGTLGFVAEAVFRTVEVKPAVATGLLVFNTLDAATAALPDLVATGLATIELMDAAALKVAQAAADAPAAISTLPVQGHAALLVEHQGSDAAELSGKRAGSQPLFDSLDVAAPFTLTTDPKDRAALWHVRKGLYTAVAGARPSGTNALLEDIVVPVPALADTCGELTRLFHEHHYKESVIFGHAKDGNVHFMLNERFDDPAQLLRYQAFTDEMVDLVLGAGGSLKAEHGTGRIMAPFVRRQYGDELYAVMQEIKRLIDPPNLMNPGVLLADEPLSYIENLKVAPTVEEEVDRCVECGYCEPVCPSKDITLTPRQRIVLRRDIAAAEQRGDHALAANLRKDYDYDGVQTCAADGMCVTACPVLINTGDLVRRLRKENANTVAAAGWNKAAENWGTVTAAGGLALTVAKAMPAPLPKAATAVGRALLGTEAVPAYSTVLPGGGSRRSARPDPDSVAVFFPACIGTMFGPADAAGGAAKGSAQAFLDLCDRAGVPVTVPEGIESLCCGTPWKSKGFSQGYEAMSSKVLDQLYEASGRGELPVVCDAASCTEGLDTMKRLAAAGEERYAGLRFVDSVEFVHEHVLGKLTVTAPLGSIALHPTCSSTQLGTNPALLEIAGAVTDDVFVPLNWGCCAFAGDRGLLHPELTDSATDRQAREINERQFDAYASTNRTCELGMSKATGRSYRHLLEILEEATRP